One genomic window of Lytechinus variegatus isolate NC3 chromosome 1, Lvar_3.0, whole genome shotgun sequence includes the following:
- the LOC121418162 gene encoding mitochondrial folate transporter/carrier-like — MAASASENIQKQASSLFSQLKYEHLVAGISGGVLSTMVLHPLDLIKVRFQVSDGNQARPTYNGLVHAFRSIVKQRGYLGLYQGVTPNVWGAGASWGFYFFFYNAIKTYMQGDTSTPLGPGHHMLAAAQSGVLTLFITNPIWVVKTRLCLQYDGIDKKTDAGHSGRRYRGMWDALIKIHRYEGLRGLYKGLVPGLFGVSHGALQFMAYEELKKSYNSYMGLPSTGQLGALEYITFAALSKMFAVVTTYPYQVVRSRLQDQHAQYQGVKNTISVTYRGEGWKGFYKGLVPNLLRVTPACCITFVVYEKISHALLPPKG; from the exons ATGGCGGCGTCAGCATCAGAGAACATCCAGAAGCAGGCATCCTCACTCTTCTCTCAGTTGAAGTATGAGCATCTTGTGGCGGGCATCAGCGGTGGCGTTCTCTCTACCATGGTCCTTCATCCGCTAGATCTCATTAAAGTCAGGTTTCAAG TGAGTGATGGAAATCAAGCACGGCCCACGTACAATGGACTGGTCCATGCCTTCCGGAGCATTGTCAAGCAGAGGGGCTACCTAGGCCTCTACCAGGGGGTCACACCTAACGTGTGGGGTGCAGGAGCATCATGGGGATTCTACTTCTTTTT TTACAATGCAATAAAGACATACATGCAGGGAGATACCTCGACACCGCTTGGTCCTGGACATCACATGTTGGCCGCTGCACAATCGG GTGTGTTAACTCTCTTCATAACCAATCCTATATGGGTGGTGAAAACACGACTCTGTCTTCAGTACGATGGCATTGACAAGAAGACCGATGCTGGACATTCAGGGAGGAGATATCGAGGGATGTGGGATGCCTTGATCAAAATCCATAGATACGAAGGACTTCGGGGACTCTATAAG GGTCTTGTGCCAGGACTGTTTGGTGTATCCCATGGTGCATTGCAGTTCATGGCTTATGAAGAGCTAAAGAAGTCGTACAATAGCTACATGGGTCTACCATCAACGGGACAACTG GGTGCCTTAGAATACATCACCTTTGCAGCGTTATCAAAGATGTTTGCTGTAGTAACCACGTACCCTTACCAAGTAGTACGGTCCAGGTTACAAGATCAACACGCGCAGTACCAAGGAGTCAAGAATACAATAAGTGTAACCTACAG GGGTGAAGGATGGAAGGGCTTTTATAAGGGATTGGTACCAAACCTCTTGAGAGTCACACCGGCATGCTGTATAACATTCGTTGTCTATGAGAAGATATCCCATGCGTTACTGCCACCCAAAGGATGA